Proteins encoded within one genomic window of Pongo abelii isolate AG06213 chromosome 18, NHGRI_mPonAbe1-v2.0_pri, whole genome shotgun sequence:
- the LOC129050933 gene encoding uncharacterized protein LOC129050933 isoform X4 — protein MACRHFFPLKDGNRGIERQLPWLWNVSLGNRCETDKVCRTSRLSITPAPAPALLTPAWVPQPLHLWILSGYKVLAAFLQERMDHLPTKPPALEPSSQIPLSVEAKSDAQRTHQVPRGLCTHRVPSPNSSMRPGCKLGLLFLQLLPLPAQPCNRNRKPMWRMPTPRWRPSF, from the exons ATGGCATGTCGGCACTTTTTCCCTCTGAAAGATGG aaaCAGGGGAATAGAAAGACAACTTCCTTGGCTTTGGAATGTGTCACTGGGAAACAGATGTGAAACAGATAAGGTATGCCGCACCTCCAGACTCTCCATCACCCCCGCGCCAGCCCCAGCTCTGCTGACACCAGCCTGGGTCCCACAGCCTTTGCATCTCTGGATCTTATCTGGCTATAAAGTCTTGGCTGCATTTTTACAAGAAAGGAT GGACCACCTCCCCACTAAACCACCTGCACTGGAGCCCTCGTCTCAGATTCCGCTTTCAGTGGAAGCCAAGTCAGATGCACAGAGAACACACCAGGTACCAAGAGGGCTTTGTACTCACCGTGTTCCTTCTCCTAACAGCTCTATGAG ACCTGGCTGCAAATTGGGACTTCTGTTTCTCCAGCTCCTCCCTCTTCCTGCTCAGCCATGCAACCGCAACAGAAAACCTATGTGGAGGATGCCAACACCAAGATGGCGACCAAGCTTCTGA
- the LOC129050933 gene encoding uncharacterized protein LOC129050933 isoform X2, with the protein MACRHFFPLKDGGIERQLPWLWNVSLGNRCETDKVCRTSRLSITPAPAPALLTPAWVPQPLHLWILSGYKVLAAFLQERMDHLPTKPPALEPSSQIPLSVEAKSDAQRTHQTWLQIGTSVSPAPPSSCSAMQPQQKTYVEDANTKMATKLLKWCRVLWPWSRFPAPDSSLTWEIDTLLLSVFIPEGGTLCSSGTAVVFAAQHPLLPFLERASDFPLESYLASELPAWASALGLANQSIYATLSHSEWFMEGHVA; encoded by the exons ATGGCATGTCGGCACTTTTTCCCTCTGAAAGATGG GGGAATAGAAAGACAACTTCCTTGGCTTTGGAATGTGTCACTGGGAAACAGATGTGAAACAGATAAGGTATGCCGCACCTCCAGACTCTCCATCACCCCCGCGCCAGCCCCAGCTCTGCTGACACCAGCCTGGGTCCCACAGCCTTTGCATCTCTGGATCTTATCTGGCTATAAAGTCTTGGCTGCATTTTTACAAGAAAGGAT GGACCACCTCCCCACTAAACCACCTGCACTGGAGCCCTCGTCTCAGATTCCGCTTTCAGTGGAAGCCAAGTCAGATGCACAGAGAACACACCAG ACCTGGCTGCAAATTGGGACTTCTGTTTCTCCAGCTCCTCCCTCTTCCTGCTCAGCCATGCAACCGCAACAGAAAACCTATGTGGAGGATGCCAACACCAAGATGGCGACCAAGCTTCTGAAATGGTGCAGAGTTCTATGGCCCTGGTCCAGGTTTCCAGCTCCTGACTCCTCTCTGACATGGGAAATAGATACACTCTTGCTTTCTGTTTTCATCCCTGAGGGTGGAACTCTCTGCTCTTCCGGGACAGCTGTTGTTTTCGCTGCTCAGCATCCGCTTCTCCCATTTCTGGAAAGAGCATCTGATTTTCCCTTGGAGAGCTACCTTGCGTCTGAGCTCCCAGCATGGGCATCTGCCCTAGGCCTGGCCAATCAGAGCATTTATGCTACCCTTAGCCACAGTGAGTGGTTCATGGAAGGGCACGTGGCCTGA
- the LOC129050933 gene encoding uncharacterized protein LOC129050933 isoform X5 has translation MACRHFFPLKDGGIERQLPWLWNVSLGNRCETDKVCRTSRLSITPAPAPALLTPAWVPQPLHLWILSGYKVLAAFLQERMDHLPTKPPALEPSSQIPLSVEAKSDAQRTHQVPRGLCTHRVPSPNSSMRPGCKLGLLFLQLLPLPAQPCNRNRKPMWRMPTPRWRPSF, from the exons ATGGCATGTCGGCACTTTTTCCCTCTGAAAGATGG GGGAATAGAAAGACAACTTCCTTGGCTTTGGAATGTGTCACTGGGAAACAGATGTGAAACAGATAAGGTATGCCGCACCTCCAGACTCTCCATCACCCCCGCGCCAGCCCCAGCTCTGCTGACACCAGCCTGGGTCCCACAGCCTTTGCATCTCTGGATCTTATCTGGCTATAAAGTCTTGGCTGCATTTTTACAAGAAAGGAT GGACCACCTCCCCACTAAACCACCTGCACTGGAGCCCTCGTCTCAGATTCCGCTTTCAGTGGAAGCCAAGTCAGATGCACAGAGAACACACCAGGTACCAAGAGGGCTTTGTACTCACCGTGTTCCTTCTCCTAACAGCTCTATGAG ACCTGGCTGCAAATTGGGACTTCTGTTTCTCCAGCTCCTCCCTCTTCCTGCTCAGCCATGCAACCGCAACAGAAAACCTATGTGGAGGATGCCAACACCAAGATGGCGACCAAGCTTCTGA
- the GPRC5B gene encoding G-protein coupled receptor family C group 5 member B isoform X3: MCAVGVVAILRRDPREGCTGWTCVFRGAKEAGVGPSVGKGTTTSGRWAVRREKSVSRRNLPGGGLAVCVHLGVYRGVGDFERHRAGSILSASWTWCWYVSGKLLLMNPPWSVAWGQEGSCAGTPGSRYLSRMFVASERKMRAHQVLTFLLLFVITSVASENASTSRGCGLDLLPQYVSLCDLDAIWGIVVEAVAGAGALITLLLMLILLVRLPFIKEKEKKSPVGLHFLFLLGTLGLFGLTFAFIIQEDETICSVRRFLWGVLFALCFSCLLSQAWRVRRLVRHGTGPAGWQLVGLALCLMLVQVIIAVEWLVLTVLRDTRPACAYEPMDFVMALIYDMVLLVVTLGLALFTLCGKFKRWKLNGAFLLITAFLSVLIWVAWMTMYLFGNVKLQQGDAWNDPTLAITLTASGWVFVIFHAIPEIHCTLLPALQENTPNYFDTSQPRMRETAFEEDVQLPRAYMENKAFSMDEHNAARRTAGFPNGSLGKRPSGSLGKRPSAPFRSNVYQPTEMAVVLNGGTIPTAPPSHTGRHLW, from the exons ATGTGTGCGGTAGGGGTGGTGGCGATCCTGCGTAGGGACCCACGTGAGGGGTGCACCGGGTGGACGTGTGTGTTTCGAGGGGCCAAGGAAGCGGGTGTTGGTCCCAGTGTGGGTAAAGGGACAACGACATCTGGGAGGTGGGCagtgaggagagagaagagtgtgtCCAGGAGGAACCTGCCTGGAGGAGGCCTAGCGGTGTGTGTGCACCTAGGTGTATACCGGGGCGTTGGTGACTTCGAGAGGCACCGGGCGGGATCGATCCTCTCTGCGTCTTGGACCTGGTGCTGGTATGTTTCGGGGAAGTTACTGCTTATGAACCCACCTTGGAGCGTGGCCTGGGGGCAGGAAGGCTCCTGCGCTGGGACCCCTGGGTCGCGATACC TTTCTAGAATGTTCGTGGCATCAGAAAGAAAGATGAGAGCTCACCAGGTGCTAACCTTCCTCCTGCTCTTCGTGATCACCTCGGTGGCCTCTGAAAACGCCAGCACGTCCCGAGGCTGCGGGCTGGACCTCCTCCCTCAGTACGTGTCCCTGTGCGACCTGGACGCCATCTGGGGCATTGTGGTGGAGGCGGTGGCCGGGGCGGGCGCCCTGATCACACTGCTCCTGATGCTCATCCTCCTGGTGCGGCTGCCCTTCatcaaggagaaggagaagaagagccCCGTGGgcctccactttctattcctcctggggaccctgggcctctTCGGGCTGACGTTCGCCTTCATCATCCAGGAGGACGAGACCATCTGCTCCGTCCGCCGCTTCCTCTGGGGCGTCCTCTTTGCTCTCTGCTTCTCCTGcctgctgagccaggcatggCGTGTGCGGAGGCTGGTGCGGCATGGCACGGGCCCCGCGGGCTGGCAGCTGGTGGGCCTGGCGCTGTGCCTGATGCTGGTGCAAGTCATCATCGCTGTGGAGTGGCTGGTGCTCACCGTGCTGCGCGACACGAGGCCAGCCTGCGCCTACGAGCCTATGGACTTTGTGATGGCCCTCATCTACGACATGGTACTGCTCGTGGTCACCCTGGGGCTGGCCCTCTTCACTCTGTGCGGCAAGTTCAAGAGGTGGAAGCTGAACGGGGCCTTCCTTCTCATCACAGCCTTCCTCTCTGTGCTCATCTGGGTGGCCTGGATGACCATGTACCTCTTCGGCAATGTCAAGCTGCAGCAGGGGGATGCCTGGAACGATCCCACCTTGGCCATCACGCTGACGGCCAGCGGCTGGGTCTTCGTCATCTTCCACGCCATCCCTGAGATCCACTGCACCCTTCTGCCGGCCCTGCAGGAGAACACGCCCAACTACTTCGACACGTCGCAGCCCAGGATGCGGGAGACGGCCTTTGAGGAGGACGTGCAGCTGCCGCGGGCCTATATGGAGAACAAGGCCTTCTCCATGGATGAACACAATGCAG ctcgcCGAACAGCAGGATTTCCCAACGGCAGCTTGGGAAAAAGACCCAGTGGCAGCTTGGGGAAAAGACCCAGCGCTCCGTTTAGAAGCAACGTGTATCAGCCAACTGAGATGGCCGTCGTGCTCAACGGTGGGACC ATCCCAACTGCTCCGCCAAGTCATACAGGAAGACACCTTTGGTGA
- the LOC129050933 gene encoding uncharacterized protein LOC129050933 isoform X3, which translates to MACRHFFPLKDGDHLPTKPPALEPSSQIPLSVEAKSDAQRTHQTWLQIGTSVSPAPPSSCSAMQPQQKTYVEDANTKMATKLLKWCRVLWPWSRFPAPDSSLTWEIDTLLLSVFIPEGGTLCSSGTAVVFAAQHPLLPFLERASDFPLESYLASELPAWASALGLANQSIYATLSHSEWFMEGHVA; encoded by the exons ATGGCATGTCGGCACTTTTTCCCTCTGAAAGATGG GGACCACCTCCCCACTAAACCACCTGCACTGGAGCCCTCGTCTCAGATTCCGCTTTCAGTGGAAGCCAAGTCAGATGCACAGAGAACACACCAG ACCTGGCTGCAAATTGGGACTTCTGTTTCTCCAGCTCCTCCCTCTTCCTGCTCAGCCATGCAACCGCAACAGAAAACCTATGTGGAGGATGCCAACACCAAGATGGCGACCAAGCTTCTGAAATGGTGCAGAGTTCTATGGCCCTGGTCCAGGTTTCCAGCTCCTGACTCCTCTCTGACATGGGAAATAGATACACTCTTGCTTTCTGTTTTCATCCCTGAGGGTGGAACTCTCTGCTCTTCCGGGACAGCTGTTGTTTTCGCTGCTCAGCATCCGCTTCTCCCATTTCTGGAAAGAGCATCTGATTTTCCCTTGGAGAGCTACCTTGCGTCTGAGCTCCCAGCATGGGCATCTGCCCTAGGCCTGGCCAATCAGAGCATTTATGCTACCCTTAGCCACAGTGAGTGGTTCATGGAAGGGCACGTGGCCTGA
- the GPRC5B gene encoding G-protein coupled receptor family C group 5 member B isoform X2, which yields MFVASERKMRAHQVLTFLLLFVITSVASENASTSRGCGLDLLPQYVSLCDLDAIWGIVVEAVAGAGALITLLLMLILLVRLPFIKEKEKKSPVGLHFLFLLGTLGLFGLTFAFIIQEDETICSVRRFLWGVLFALCFSCLLSQAWRVRRLVRHGTGPAGWQLVGLALCLMLVQVIIAVEWLVLTVLRDTRPACAYEPMDFVMALIYDMVLLVVTLGLALFTLCGKFKRWKLNGAFLLITAFLSVLIWVAWMTMYLFGNVKLQQGDAWNDPTLAITLTASGWVFVIFHAIPEIHCTLLPALQENTPNYFDTSQPRMRETAFEEDVQLPRAYMENKAFSMDEHNAARRTAGFPNGSLGKRPSGSLGKRPSAPFRSNVYQPTEMAVVLNGGTIPTAPPSHTGRHLW from the exons ATGTTCGTGGCATCAGAAAGAAAGATGAGAGCTCACCAGGTGCTAACCTTCCTCCTGCTCTTCGTGATCACCTCGGTGGCCTCTGAAAACGCCAGCACGTCCCGAGGCTGCGGGCTGGACCTCCTCCCTCAGTACGTGTCCCTGTGCGACCTGGACGCCATCTGGGGCATTGTGGTGGAGGCGGTGGCCGGGGCGGGCGCCCTGATCACACTGCTCCTGATGCTCATCCTCCTGGTGCGGCTGCCCTTCatcaaggagaaggagaagaagagccCCGTGGgcctccactttctattcctcctggggaccctgggcctctTCGGGCTGACGTTCGCCTTCATCATCCAGGAGGACGAGACCATCTGCTCCGTCCGCCGCTTCCTCTGGGGCGTCCTCTTTGCTCTCTGCTTCTCCTGcctgctgagccaggcatggCGTGTGCGGAGGCTGGTGCGGCATGGCACGGGCCCCGCGGGCTGGCAGCTGGTGGGCCTGGCGCTGTGCCTGATGCTGGTGCAAGTCATCATCGCTGTGGAGTGGCTGGTGCTCACCGTGCTGCGCGACACGAGGCCAGCCTGCGCCTACGAGCCTATGGACTTTGTGATGGCCCTCATCTACGACATGGTACTGCTCGTGGTCACCCTGGGGCTGGCCCTCTTCACTCTGTGCGGCAAGTTCAAGAGGTGGAAGCTGAACGGGGCCTTCCTTCTCATCACAGCCTTCCTCTCTGTGCTCATCTGGGTGGCCTGGATGACCATGTACCTCTTCGGCAATGTCAAGCTGCAGCAGGGGGATGCCTGGAACGATCCCACCTTGGCCATCACGCTGACGGCCAGCGGCTGGGTCTTCGTCATCTTCCACGCCATCCCTGAGATCCACTGCACCCTTCTGCCGGCCCTGCAGGAGAACACGCCCAACTACTTCGACACGTCGCAGCCCAGGATGCGGGAGACGGCCTTTGAGGAGGACGTGCAGCTGCCGCGGGCCTATATGGAGAACAAGGCCTTCTCCATGGATGAACACAATGCAG ctcgcCGAACAGCAGGATTTCCCAACGGCAGCTTGGGAAAAAGACCCAGTGGCAGCTTGGGGAAAAGACCCAGCGCTCCGTTTAGAAGCAACGTGTATCAGCCAACTGAGATGGCCGTCGTGCTCAACGGTGGGACC ATCCCAACTGCTCCGCCAAGTCATACAGGAAGACACCTTTGGTGA
- the LOC129050933 gene encoding uncharacterized protein LOC129050933 isoform X1, with amino-acid sequence MACRHFFPLKDGNRGIERQLPWLWNVSLGNRCETDKVCRTSRLSITPAPAPALLTPAWVPQPLHLWILSGYKVLAAFLQERMDHLPTKPPALEPSSQIPLSVEAKSDAQRTHQTWLQIGTSVSPAPPSSCSAMQPQQKTYVEDANTKMATKLLKWCRVLWPWSRFPAPDSSLTWEIDTLLLSVFIPEGGTLCSSGTAVVFAAQHPLLPFLERASDFPLESYLASELPAWASALGLANQSIYATLSHSEWFMEGHVA; translated from the exons ATGGCATGTCGGCACTTTTTCCCTCTGAAAGATGG aaaCAGGGGAATAGAAAGACAACTTCCTTGGCTTTGGAATGTGTCACTGGGAAACAGATGTGAAACAGATAAGGTATGCCGCACCTCCAGACTCTCCATCACCCCCGCGCCAGCCCCAGCTCTGCTGACACCAGCCTGGGTCCCACAGCCTTTGCATCTCTGGATCTTATCTGGCTATAAAGTCTTGGCTGCATTTTTACAAGAAAGGAT GGACCACCTCCCCACTAAACCACCTGCACTGGAGCCCTCGTCTCAGATTCCGCTTTCAGTGGAAGCCAAGTCAGATGCACAGAGAACACACCAG ACCTGGCTGCAAATTGGGACTTCTGTTTCTCCAGCTCCTCCCTCTTCCTGCTCAGCCATGCAACCGCAACAGAAAACCTATGTGGAGGATGCCAACACCAAGATGGCGACCAAGCTTCTGAAATGGTGCAGAGTTCTATGGCCCTGGTCCAGGTTTCCAGCTCCTGACTCCTCTCTGACATGGGAAATAGATACACTCTTGCTTTCTGTTTTCATCCCTGAGGGTGGAACTCTCTGCTCTTCCGGGACAGCTGTTGTTTTCGCTGCTCAGCATCCGCTTCTCCCATTTCTGGAAAGAGCATCTGATTTTCCCTTGGAGAGCTACCTTGCGTCTGAGCTCCCAGCATGGGCATCTGCCCTAGGCCTGGCCAATCAGAGCATTTATGCTACCCTTAGCCACAGTGAGTGGTTCATGGAAGGGCACGTGGCCTGA
- the LOC129050933 gene encoding uncharacterized protein LOC129050933 isoform X6, with protein sequence MACRHFFPLKDGNRGIERQLPWLWNVSLGNRCETDKVCRTSRLSITPAPAPALLTPAWVPQPLHLWILSGYKVLAAFLQERILTLPALSLAGTTSPLNHLHWSPRLRFRFQWKPSQMHREHTRPGCKLGLLFLQLLPLPAQPCNRNRKPMWRMPTPRWRPSF encoded by the exons ATGGCATGTCGGCACTTTTTCCCTCTGAAAGATGG aaaCAGGGGAATAGAAAGACAACTTCCTTGGCTTTGGAATGTGTCACTGGGAAACAGATGTGAAACAGATAAGGTATGCCGCACCTCCAGACTCTCCATCACCCCCGCGCCAGCCCCAGCTCTGCTGACACCAGCCTGGGTCCCACAGCCTTTGCATCTCTGGATCTTATCTGGCTATAAAGTCTTGGCTGCATTTTTACAAGAAAGGAT TCTCACTCTCCCTGCCCTCTCCCTTGCAGGGACCACCTCCCCACTAAACCACCTGCACTGGAGCCCTCGTCTCAGATTCCGCTTTCAGTGGAAGCCAAGTCAGATGCACAGAGAACACACCAG ACCTGGCTGCAAATTGGGACTTCTGTTTCTCCAGCTCCTCCCTCTTCCTGCTCAGCCATGCAACCGCAACAGAAAACCTATGTGGAGGATGCCAACACCAAGATGGCGACCAAGCTTCTGA
- the LOC129050933 gene encoding uncharacterized protein LOC129050933 isoform X7: MACRHFFPLKDGGIERQLPWLWNVSLGNRCETDKVCRTSRLSITPAPAPALLTPAWVPQPLHLWILSGYKVLAAFLQERILTLPALSLAGTTSPLNHLHWSPRLRFRFQWKPSQMHREHTRPGCKLGLLFLQLLPLPAQPCNRNRKPMWRMPTPRWRPSF, from the exons ATGGCATGTCGGCACTTTTTCCCTCTGAAAGATGG GGGAATAGAAAGACAACTTCCTTGGCTTTGGAATGTGTCACTGGGAAACAGATGTGAAACAGATAAGGTATGCCGCACCTCCAGACTCTCCATCACCCCCGCGCCAGCCCCAGCTCTGCTGACACCAGCCTGGGTCCCACAGCCTTTGCATCTCTGGATCTTATCTGGCTATAAAGTCTTGGCTGCATTTTTACAAGAAAGGAT TCTCACTCTCCCTGCCCTCTCCCTTGCAGGGACCACCTCCCCACTAAACCACCTGCACTGGAGCCCTCGTCTCAGATTCCGCTTTCAGTGGAAGCCAAGTCAGATGCACAGAGAACACACCAG ACCTGGCTGCAAATTGGGACTTCTGTTTCTCCAGCTCCTCCCTCTTCCTGCTCAGCCATGCAACCGCAACAGAAAACCTATGTGGAGGATGCCAACACCAAGATGGCGACCAAGCTTCTGA
- the GPRC5B gene encoding G-protein coupled receptor family C group 5 member B isoform X1 translates to MRHLMAAAQSHKVLAVVWGHYRKLGDLIPKFTPRMFVASERKMRAHQVLTFLLLFVITSVASENASTSRGCGLDLLPQYVSLCDLDAIWGIVVEAVAGAGALITLLLMLILLVRLPFIKEKEKKSPVGLHFLFLLGTLGLFGLTFAFIIQEDETICSVRRFLWGVLFALCFSCLLSQAWRVRRLVRHGTGPAGWQLVGLALCLMLVQVIIAVEWLVLTVLRDTRPACAYEPMDFVMALIYDMVLLVVTLGLALFTLCGKFKRWKLNGAFLLITAFLSVLIWVAWMTMYLFGNVKLQQGDAWNDPTLAITLTASGWVFVIFHAIPEIHCTLLPALQENTPNYFDTSQPRMRETAFEEDVQLPRAYMENKAFSMDEHNAARRTAGFPNGSLGKRPSGSLGKRPSAPFRSNVYQPTEMAVVLNGGTIPTAPPSHTGRHLW, encoded by the exons atgaggcaCCTTATGGCAGCTGCCCAGAGTCACAAGGTGCTAGCAGTGGTGTGGGGACATTATCGGAAACTGGGAGATCTGATTCCTAAGTTCACACCAAG AATGTTCGTGGCATCAGAAAGAAAGATGAGAGCTCACCAGGTGCTAACCTTCCTCCTGCTCTTCGTGATCACCTCGGTGGCCTCTGAAAACGCCAGCACGTCCCGAGGCTGCGGGCTGGACCTCCTCCCTCAGTACGTGTCCCTGTGCGACCTGGACGCCATCTGGGGCATTGTGGTGGAGGCGGTGGCCGGGGCGGGCGCCCTGATCACACTGCTCCTGATGCTCATCCTCCTGGTGCGGCTGCCCTTCatcaaggagaaggagaagaagagccCCGTGGgcctccactttctattcctcctggggaccctgggcctctTCGGGCTGACGTTCGCCTTCATCATCCAGGAGGACGAGACCATCTGCTCCGTCCGCCGCTTCCTCTGGGGCGTCCTCTTTGCTCTCTGCTTCTCCTGcctgctgagccaggcatggCGTGTGCGGAGGCTGGTGCGGCATGGCACGGGCCCCGCGGGCTGGCAGCTGGTGGGCCTGGCGCTGTGCCTGATGCTGGTGCAAGTCATCATCGCTGTGGAGTGGCTGGTGCTCACCGTGCTGCGCGACACGAGGCCAGCCTGCGCCTACGAGCCTATGGACTTTGTGATGGCCCTCATCTACGACATGGTACTGCTCGTGGTCACCCTGGGGCTGGCCCTCTTCACTCTGTGCGGCAAGTTCAAGAGGTGGAAGCTGAACGGGGCCTTCCTTCTCATCACAGCCTTCCTCTCTGTGCTCATCTGGGTGGCCTGGATGACCATGTACCTCTTCGGCAATGTCAAGCTGCAGCAGGGGGATGCCTGGAACGATCCCACCTTGGCCATCACGCTGACGGCCAGCGGCTGGGTCTTCGTCATCTTCCACGCCATCCCTGAGATCCACTGCACCCTTCTGCCGGCCCTGCAGGAGAACACGCCCAACTACTTCGACACGTCGCAGCCCAGGATGCGGGAGACGGCCTTTGAGGAGGACGTGCAGCTGCCGCGGGCCTATATGGAGAACAAGGCCTTCTCCATGGATGAACACAATGCAG ctcgcCGAACAGCAGGATTTCCCAACGGCAGCTTGGGAAAAAGACCCAGTGGCAGCTTGGGGAAAAGACCCAGCGCTCCGTTTAGAAGCAACGTGTATCAGCCAACTGAGATGGCCGTCGTGCTCAACGGTGGGACC ATCCCAACTGCTCCGCCAAGTCATACAGGAAGACACCTTTGGTGA
- the GPRC5B gene encoding G-protein coupled receptor family C group 5 member B precursor (The RefSeq protein has 3 substitutions compared to this genomic sequence) yields MFVASERKMRAHQVLTFLLLFVITSVASENASTSRGCGLDLLPQYVSLCDLDAIWGIVVEAVAGAGALITLLLMLILLVRLPFIKEKEKKSPVGLHLLFLLGTLGLFGLTFAFIIQEDETICSVRRFLWGVLFALCFSCLLSQAWRVRRLVRRGTGPAGWQLVGLALCLMLVQVIIAVEWLVLTVLRDTRPACAYEPMDFVMALIYDMVLLVVTLGLALFTLCGKFKRWKLNGAFLLITAFLSVLIWVAWMTMYLFGNVKLQQGDAWNDPTLAITLTASGWVFVIFHAIPEIHCTLLPALQENTPNYFDTSQPRMRETAFEEDVQLPRAYMENKAFSMDEHNAARRTAGFPNGSLGKRPSGSLGKRPRAPFRSNVYQPTEMAVVLNGGTIPTAPPSHTGRHLW; encoded by the exons ATGTTCGTGGCATCAGAAAGAAAGATGAGAGCTCACCAGGTGCTAACCTTCCTCCTGCTCTTCGTGATCACCTCGGTGGCCTCTGAAAACGCCAGCACGTCCCGAGGCTGCGGGCTGGACCTCCTCCCTCAGTACGTGTCCCTGTGCGACCTGGACGCCATCTGGGGCATTGTGGTGGAGGCGGTGGCCGGGGCGGGCGCCCTGATCACACTGCTCCTGATGCTCATCCTCCTGGTGCGGCTGCCCTTCatcaaggagaaggagaagaagagccCCGTGGgcctccactttctattcctcctggggaccctgggcctctTCGGGCTGACGTTCGCCTTCATCATCCAGGAGGACGAGACCATCTGCTCCGTCCGCCGCTTCCTCTGGGGCGTCCTCTTTGCTCTCTGCTTCTCCTGcctgctgagccaggcatggCGTGTGCGGAGGCTGGTGCGGCATGGCACGGGCCCCGCGGGCTGGCAGCTGGTGGGCCTGGCGCTGTGCCTGATGCTGGTGCAAGTCATCATCGCTGTGGAGTGGCTGGTGCTCACCGTGCTGCGCGACACGAGGCCAGCCTGCGCCTACGAGCCTATGGACTTTGTGATGGCCCTCATCTACGACATGGTACTGCTCGTGGTCACCCTGGGGCTGGCCCTCTTCACTCTGTGCGGCAAGTTCAAGAGGTGGAAGCTGAACGGGGCCTTCCTTCTCATCACAGCCTTCCTCTCTGTGCTCATCTGGGTGGCCTGGATGACCATGTACCTCTTCGGCAATGTCAAGCTGCAGCAGGGGGATGCCTGGAACGATCCCACCTTGGCCATCACGCTGACGGCCAGCGGCTGGGTCTTCGTCATCTTCCACGCCATCCCTGAGATCCACTGCACCCTTCTGCCGGCCCTGCAGGAGAACACGCCCAACTACTTCGACACGTCGCAGCCCAGGATGCGGGAGACGGCCTTTGAGGAGGACGTGCAGCTGCCGCGGGCCTATATGGAGAACAAGGCCTTCTCCATGGATGAACACAATGCAG ctcgcCGAACAGCAGGATTTCCCAACGGCAGCTTGGGAAAAAGACCCAGTGGCAGCTTGGGGAAAAGACCCAGCGCTCCGTTTAGAAGCAACGTGTATCAGCCAACTGAGATGGCCGTCGTGCTCAACGGTGGGACC ATCCCAACTGCTCCGCCAAGTCATACAGGAAGACACCTTTGGTGA